In Mytilus galloprovincialis chromosome 1, xbMytGall1.hap1.1, whole genome shotgun sequence, the following are encoded in one genomic region:
- the LOC143046960 gene encoding toll-like receptor 6, which yields MILLWCSSLLLLSNVIAVNFTTCYSENQKIICSCDHHQMICSDHGEKLDFIPKVSNNIKMLIFTNNNLNQVTETTFRNMTRSMTSHLSLAGNDIRYISKHTFREFTSLTFLDLSYNVIPVNVEIAFSNLHFIANGSLILNHMNISETKINELFRYLDTNGIETLSLAYNNLEDIDSCDWRNFQSLKTLNITGNKLKNMTFKCHTKIEILHADSNNLVSFPNFCLDNINVTTYKLTSVPSLRVFSAINNIIEEMPSTALRCTDDLRELFITKNSFHEIDLQTFYKLNTLKMSSIFRYYQSIKPHSHSKLLTASIEHLMLQNLSFGMFPTDLRMFEGLHHLKSLDLSYSNLPFSPIASKIVFKSLSNLTKLTLQFVRWKSMPHNIFHLLPNLKTLDLSNNEITYLSWSRFRYLKYLEEVDFSNNRIFLSGRLSVPSSILSLISLDISNNTYYCSCEVLSFFEELSSNNVTIKYYPEAYSCTSPRSMADKSVADVECMQHLETIVYTIIITVLFGCVFAIMAYKSRYRIRYLIHISRSRHSWKVRKKSPQPLLFDGFVIYSEPDKDWVYDNFLPFLEKQHGYKLCIHDRDFQYGRLIVDNIVENMKNSRKIVLILSESFAESKWCQFEVLLAHERFLEHGPDSLISIKLEEITTFRMTNTLETLIKFATHAVWSNQNKEEFSVRILDCFQVKTDNIYGNNSNTSKHRCSHSHAQKMKVKEDRNKIFSDKFEHMFNEMCSRVDLMSETLCRRMDSLEKTVKSDITFLKNKVDKLETNLTSLQDSIIYSQSTSK from the coding sequence ATGATCCTATTATGGTGTTCTTCTTTACTTTTACTATCAAATGTGATAGCTGTGAATTTTACAACTTGTTATTCGGAAAATCAAAAAATAATCTGCTCCTGCGACCATCACCAGATGATTTGTTCAGATCATGGtgaaaaacttgattttattcCAAAGGTTTCGAATAATATCAAAATGCttatatttacaaacaataaCCTTAATCAAGTGACTGAAACTACTTTTCGAAATATGACCAGGAGTATGACATCACATCTTAGTCTGGCTGGGAATGATATACGGTACATATCGAAGCATACATTTAGAGAATTTACCTCTCTTACTTTTCTGGATCTAAGTTATAATGTAATTCCAGTAAATGTTGAAATTGCCTTCAGTAATTTGCATTTTATAGCGAATGGTTCATTGATATTAAATCATATGAACATTTCAGAAACCAAAATAAATGAACTGTTTCGTTATCTTGATACAAACGGAATCGAAACACTTTCTTTAGCTTACAATAATCTAGAGGACATCGATAGTTGCGATTGGAGGAATTTTCAATCTTTGAAAACTCTAAATATAACCGGGAATAAATTGAAGAATATGACATTCAAATGTCATACGAAGATCGAAATCCTACACGCAGACTCCAACAACTTAGTGTCTTTTCCAAATTTTTGTCTGGATAACATCAATGTAACTACTTACAAGCTCACATCTGTTCCGAGTTTAAGAGTGTTTTCTGCTATCAATAACATAATAGAGGAAATGCCTTCAACTGCATTGAGATGTACGGACGACTTACGTGAATTATTTATTACAAAGAATTCATTTCATGAGATTGATCTCcaaactttttataaattaaatactcTGAAGATGTCTAGTATTTTCAGATATTACCAAAGTATTAAACCCCATTCACATTCAAAACTTTTAACGGCCTCTATCGAACATCTGATGTTGCAGAATTTATCGTTTGGAATGTTTCCCACAGATCTAAGAATGTTTGAAGGACTTCATCATCTAAAAAGTCTTGACCTGTCGTATTCCAATCTTCCGTTTAGCCCTATTGCGTCCAAAATAGTGTTCAAATCGTTGTCAAATTTGACAAAGTTGACATTACAGTTTGTAAGATGGAAGAGTATGCCTCATAATATATTTCACTTGCTTCCAAACTTAAAAACTCTAGATCTTAGCAATAACGAAATAACCTATTTAAGTTGGAGTCgatttagatatttaaaatatctCGAAGAAGTTGACTTTAGTAACAATAGAATTTTTCTATCTGGTAGATTATCAGTTCCGTCCTCGATTTTAAGTTTGATATCTTTAGATATATCCAACAATACCTATTACTGTTCATGTGAAGTTCTCTCATTTTTCGAAGAATTGTCATCTAATAATGTGACGATCAAATATTATCCTGAAGCATATAGCTGTACAAGTCCGAGAAGCATGGCTGACAAGTCGGTCGCCGATGTTGAATGCATGCAACATTTGGAAACTATAGTTTATACAATTATAATTACGGTTTTATTCGGATGTGTTTTTGCCATTATGGCATATAAGTCCAGATATCGCATTCGATATTTGATTCATATTTCAAGATCACGACATTCTTGGAAAGTAAGAAAAAAGTCTCCACAACCACTTTTATTTGATGGTTTTGTAATCTATAGCGAACCAGATAAGGACTGGGTGTATGATAATTTTTTaccatttcttgaaaaacaaCATGGATATAAGTTATGTATTCATGATAGAGACTTTCAATATGGAAGACTAATTGTAGACAATATTGTAGAAAACATGAAGAACAGTAGAAAAATAGTGCTTATCCTTTCAGAGAGTTTTGCAGAGAGTAAATGGTGCCAATTTGAAGTTCTCTTGGCCCACGAAAGATTTTTGGAACATGGTCCAGATTCTTTAATTAGTATTAAACTAGAAGAAATCACTACATTTAGAATGACAAACACATTAGAAACGCTAATCAAATTTGCAACGCATGCGGTTTGGTCAAATCAAAACAAGGAGGAATTTTCTGTGCGAATACTAGATTGCTTTCAGGTAAAAACGGATAATATTTATGGAAATAATTCAAATACGAGCAAACATCGATGCTCACATAGTCATGCGcagaaaatgaaagtgaaagaGGATAGAAATAAAATATTCAGTGATAAATTCGAGCATATGTTCAATGAAATGTGTAGCCGTGTCGATCTTATGAGCGAAACCCTTTGTAGACGTATGGACTCCCTCGAAAAGACAGTAAAAAGTGATATTACCTTCCTGAAAAACAAAGTAGACAAATTAGAAACAAATCTCACTTCACTGCAAGATTCTATTATATATTCTCAAAGTACTTCTAAATAA